CATCCTCTATCaccatttcttttcatttttatagttCCTTATGTTTCCCAATATTTTCCAACAGATTAGAAACCTCCTTGGCATACGCATGTCAATTTGTTGGTTTCTGTTACTAACCTGACCACTGTAGTCCATTAGCAaataactgttaaatgttttaaccaaTTTCAGTTGTTTCAAAGCTTTCCAAGTATTACGTTACAGTACATCAACCAACATCATTACTTTTGTTGCATACCCtatatttctttgtctttgtccttaactccttctttttctttcttcctttagGCTCCTCAGTCAACCAGTCAGCTGACTTGTTCTCCAATGCCTCATGTAACATGTCCACCAATGACTCAATGTCATGCTCTTCAATGGACGATGGAGTCGGGACAGGAAGTCCATATAAGACCGTGgagatgttttttattgctttggttACTGGATCTCTGAGCTTTGTGACTGTCACAGGAAATATTTTAGTCATGCTGTCCATCAAAGTAAACCGCCACCTACAAACTGTCAATAATTACTTCTTATTTTCATTAGCATGTGCTGACTTGATCATCGGTGCTTTCAGCATGAATTTGTACACTGTTTACATCATTGTTGGCTACTGGCCACTTGGTCCGGTGATCTGTGACTTGTGGCTAGCTTTAGATTATGTTGTCTCAAATGCCTCAGTGATGAACTTATTGATCATCAGTTTTGATCGTTATTTCTGCGTGACCAAACCCCTCACATATCCAGCAAGAAGGACAACTAAGATGGCTGGGTTAATGATTGCAGCTGCATGGATCCTGTCGTTCATCCTTTGGGCTCCTGCCATCTTGTTCTGGCAGTTCATCGCTGGACAGCGAACAGTGCCACCTGGAGAGTGTTATATACAGGTACAGTTTACTGACAGATGTAGGAAAATACAGCAGAGAAATAGGAAAAACCTATACTGCCAAATTACTTAGCAAAATGTCCCCTCCCACTTCTCCAGTAATAAAAGTTAAAGGTATAAAAGGGAAGATTGAAACTGGCTGTGTTGATGTCTGGCAAATTTATCTCAATCTCATTTATCTCATTTAACTCAAGGTCACCTTGCTAGCTTGTTGTAGCTTTCCATTAGGGCTGAAAATGGTTTGGAATCCTACTGTTTAATTCCATTCTGGTTCTTAATTCAAAACCAACTCTGATTTGAATAACTAGAATGGGGAGACTACATTTATGGTCTTACTCCAGTTCATGGTGTGCCAAACCATTCACACTGTCCTTTGTCGACTGAAATGCAAAGTCAACCATCATGGAAAAAGCAGAGtgaagtgtgtgagtgtacatagaataaagaaaaagaatgtaGGAATCATCTTTACTTTTCTGCCTGTATGAGAggttaaatgtgaaaattatgaatatgaaatgaaagTTTAATTTACTAACCAACACCACTGCTTAAACAGACGTTCAAGTGTGTTTAATGGAATAAGGGGGAGGGGGAGTTATTTTGTGTACCTATGCATAAATTGGGTTTGGATTTAATGTCAGATAGATCAGTGATTGGCAGTAACAGGGCTGTAAACTGTTACAGGTATATTTTGTGTTGCTACTGGTCTGTAaatctcctctctttcctccaaaGCCACCCCCTACCAGTGTGAGCAATAAGTGAAAATGTTACTGCCCCTCTCGACCACACACGTCTGATCAgccacagaaacacatttttggaatAAACCAGAAAAACCCTTCTTCGTAAagattaattgtaaaaaaacagGCTCAAGTTTTAAGTAGTGAGGTCTATTTTCTAATGTCTTTTTATAATATTTGATATCAGACAGCAATAGCCCCTTTGTGTCTCTCTTAATGAAGCTGTCCATGGATCAATCTGACATCTTCTATGACAAATCAGAAAAACCTCGCCTGAAACCACATTCCTATTTGAACACTACTCAAAGATTACCAGTTGCAAtgtcagcaaaaataaatattatacattttgtaaagATAGGGTTAATTTCAGATGTAGTATTGGGTTGTACCTGAAAAACTGGTCAATCAGTTGATGTATAAACATTCTCTGTTGTTTAAGGAAGGGCTATTTGCTTGTCTACTCAACTctaattttttctttctttctacagtTCCTATCCAACCCTGCGATTACATTTGGGACAGCAATAGCAGCGTTCTATCTTCCAGTCATTATTATGACAGTCCTGTACATCCATATTTCCCTGGCGTCCAGGAGCAGGGTCTCCAAACACAAaccagagaagaaagagaagaagggaatAAAGTAAgggataaaataaatgatagatGGTTTGGGGAAAAGAAATTGAAATCTCCCATGTACTGGCCTTTTCTTAATCAAGCACTCTTCATATGCACGATTCAAACCTGTTTAGTGTAGcatattttaattgaatatttttagttttgtcTTAAGTTTCCAAGTCAATAATGTTTCATTTGACTGGTGTGATCACCAAATGACATCGTATTGGGCTTAGCCAGAACCCAAtagaaattgaaattgaaaaaaaaattgttcttCTCAAAAATCTGCTGAAAGTTGTTTGTAAAAGGTTTTATCTCCACTGAATAGGATAAGCAACTACACTGAGCCTTACTTTGGTTAGTTgcaatgtatttttatgatgatCTATTTTCACTCCAGAAGAAAGTATCAAATGCACATGGAAACTTCCCAAACCAATCCTACTGCATATTCCAGTTCCTGTTATCTATACAAatgtttcagtgaaaaaatactCGATACCTGATTACTGTAGAACAGAGTTGTTTGGACTTTTCTAAATGTATGTGCAGATGATCAagacattttacaacattttgtaAATCTTTTCCAGTTTGCTACTAACCTGAATTTTTTTATATCAGCACTtacattaaactttaaaacatctAGAGCTGTGTTGGAACAAAAGAGTTAACAAGGTAGTCAGAATAAATCACAAACTGGCAAAAGATGCATTTTACTAAGGCTATTAACATTAATTAATCATATTGTGCATATTTGTTGCACAATATGCGTCCAATTAATGATTCATATCCATTTGGATTTTATAATGTGCACATCTGATTGTCAAGTCCGGtctgtattatttatatagcaccaaatcaaaCAGAAGTTACCTTGGGACTTTTTTCACATAAAGCCGGTCTAGACCCAACATTCTTCCATGATCAAGCACTTGGCAATAGCAGCAAGGAAAACTCATTTAACAGGAAGTAACTTCTTCTACAAACTCGAGGATGtttccacaggagaggaacctgataactgaaggcccTGTCTACCGTCCTACTTATGGAGATTCCAGGAAACCAAAATTAACCTTGCATTCTGGGAGCATAGTATTCTAGTTAAGTTGAGTTTACTTAGGTTGGTTTTATATGGctttgataaatatatataggtatcatctgcataaaaatgaacattttctggAATGTTTCTGAATATTATCTAGAGGACACATATATAAGGTggatagtattggtccaagcacagAACCTTGTTGAACTCCACGTCTAACTTTTATGTGCATGGAGAATTCATCGTTAGCATGTACAAACTGAAATAGATCTGATAAATAGAACTTAAACCAGCTTAATGCAGTTTCTTTAATGTTGATTAAATGTTTCACTCTCTGTAATAGGATGTCTCAAATAGGACAAAGAACGAGACAAGTACAGAGAGAAGTCCCTTGTCTGATGCAATTAGGAAGTCATTTGTACTTTAATGttgtattgtgaaaaaataATGGCCATTCTAATTATTTTCCCAGAACTCCCAGTTTGATAAAGAGTCACCTGCTAAAGcagaacaataataatgagACCAGCCCTCAGGTCAGTCCCCGCTCCACTCCCAAACTCAGTCTGGACTCAACGACCACTGCACTGGAAGCTGTGAAGAATGGCAGAGTGGAGGAACCAAATCCAGTACAGCCACGGGGTCCAGCACAGCCCAGTCCAGGACTCACACAGGTACTTATTTTTACACTATTAACATCACTGCTTAAGTCTTTCCATCATACGCTATTCAGCAGTGTGACAGCTCCATTGCTACAATGTCCACtgctaattattatttttttctatctatctatctatcaatctatctatctatctatctatcaatctatcaatctatcaatctatcaatctatcaatctatctatctatctatctatctatctatctatctatctatctatctaggaagaaaaagagagctcCAATGACTCCTCAACAGCTTTTATCCCCCCTACAGAACCAAAGAAGACCAACAATGAGGTGATATCTGAGGTTTGTATTTGAAAGTTGGAccatttttttagatttatgcACAGAAACTGAGAGCTGCCGGGAAATTAAAAATTaagataattattttataatagatactgaatattattttgatatttgtatCCTGTAAGCATGCATAAGTGTTGAGATATACTTTAAAGCAACAGCTGATTAGAGCTTGACTGTCAGTTGAAGAAAATAATTTTCTCAACTTTTTAATTTCTTACAAATAAAAGGTGCTGTTGCACTGTGCTTAATGCATAGGACATAGTGGAGGACACCATACACCCAGgtcaaaacatgaaaatagGGTGGAATCAGGGAGAATGGGATgatagtgtgtgttttgtcaaaGCTGTTACTGGACTAAAAAGTCtgaatttaactttttaatttacaATGCATGCTATATTTTCCTGGACAGAACTTATAGTTCACCCGAAGAAAAAACTGATATGGACTCCCTGCCCCAGTAAACTGTTATGGTTAGGAGAGTATAGCCAGTATGATTGGCTGCTTGCTTACTCATTATATAGTTTCCCAAAGACACCGCCCATGAAAATGTCAACAACATcactgaaatacattaaaaaggtCCAGTAAAAGTTCCAAACGAAactctcttgtttcttttttccaggCTGCAAAAAATCCAGACCCAGTAGAGGAGACAGCAGCCAATCCTTCAGTGTCCAAGATCAACCCTTCCTCGAAGTGGTCCAAGATAAAGATTGTAACAAAGCAGGCCGGTGATGAATGCATCACAGCTATAGAGATTGTCCCACCTGTACAGGGAGCAGAGACCCGCTCAATCCCAATCAGCCGCCCCAGGACTGTGGCAAGAAAGTTTGCAAGCATTGCTAGAAGCCAAGTGAAGCGGAAAAGACAGATGGCTGCCAGAGAAAAGAAAgtatgtatttttcttacttAAATAACTATTGGCAAGAGATTTTCAACATTGAATAATAACAGTAACAACAAATTGTTATGGGAAAAACATTCACATGAAGTCCTGTTGAAGGATTAATTTGTAGCTTTGTTCCAATGTCACCATTTGAGAGTTGTTCACTGTCCAGTTTTCTCGTTTTTTTTCCAATTGTGCTGTTTGTAGTCCCTATGTATGTGTGTCGGTTTGTTTCATTAACTAGCTATCAGTCCTGTTTCTGTGGAGCTGTTTTCCCCAAACTTTCAATTTTATTTaccattaatattattttaaccaATTATTTATTGCTTCCCATCACACTTCCTTTAGAGAAATTACTCGTACGTAACACACAACTCATAGTGACTTTATATCATCACATTATTTTTGATTGTAGTTTATATACCATTTCCCAAAACTATGTGActtctatccatccatccatccatccattttctgctgcttatccGGGGCCGGGTCAGGCTAAGCAATGTGACCCAGAAatccttctccccagcaacgTTCGTCAGCTCCTCCGGGGGAATTCTAAAgcgttcccaggccagaagggatatataatccctccagCGTTTTCTGGGTCTACCCTGGGGTCTCTTCCCAGTTGGACGTGCCTGGAACACCTCCAGAGGGAGGAgtccaggaggcatcctgaCCAGATGCCcgaaccacctcagctggctccttttgatgcggaggaaactcatttcagcCACTTGTATCCACAATCTTATTCTTtcagtcactacccaaagcGCGTGACCATAGGTAAGGGTTGGAACGTAGACCGACCGGTAAATCGCCTTCAGGCTCAGCTCCTTCCTCACCAGGACAGTCCGGTGCAACGCCCGCATCCACTTGGGGCAGTGACTCCCTGAAGGGGCAATCCACCTTTTTCCGGCAGAGCACCATGGCCTccgatttggaggtgctgaccgcttcacactcggctgCAAACCGTCCCAGTGCCTGTTAGAGGTCCTGATATGTTGAGGCCAACAAAACCACATCATCCGCAAACAGCAGAGAAGCAA
The Scomber scombrus chromosome 24, fScoSco1.1, whole genome shotgun sequence genome window above contains:
- the chrm4a gene encoding muscarinic acetylcholine receptor M4, coding for MSNDSNGVGALQPLWNLNGSSVNQSADLFSNASCNMSTNDSMSCSSMDDGVGTGSPYKTVEMFFIALVTGSLSFVTVTGNILVMLSIKVNRHLQTVNNYFLFSLACADLIIGAFSMNLYTVYIIVGYWPLGPVICDLWLALDYVVSNASVMNLLIISFDRYFCVTKPLTYPARRTTKMAGLMIAAAWILSFILWAPAILFWQFIAGQRTVPPGECYIQFLSNPAITFGTAIAAFYLPVIIMTVLYIHISLASRSRVSKHKPEKKEKKGIKTPSLIKSHLLKQNNNNETSPQVSPRSTPKLSLDSTTTALEAVKNGRVEEPNPVQPRGPAQPSPGLTQEEKESSNDSSTAFIPPTEPKKTNNEVISEAAKNPDPVEETAANPSVSKINPSSKWSKIKIVTKQAGDECITAIEIVPPVQGAETRSIPISRPRTVARKFASIARSQVKRKRQMAAREKKVTKTIFAILLAFIITWTPYNVMVLISTFCHSCVPDTVWAIGYWLCYVNSTINPACYALCNATFKKTFKNLLVCQYKNIGTR